In Spirosoma aureum, a single genomic region encodes these proteins:
- a CDS encoding pPIWI_RE_Z domain-containing protein → MNTFFRPNQNRAASSAPSLFPALNTAAQWTAAAVTPRPSKRATLSAGQLLDIELGLFLLSQLLPTAPPDALPGLLTDTDSSFLERPTWTPKQLKLLNRGRVVLSHIQQRNVWTALLDAYTTIPDRLQAYDISTDRSRFCEKTVGFFRNRIITLKQIVS, encoded by the coding sequence ATGAACACTTTCTTTCGCCCCAATCAGAATCGCGCTGCCAGCTCAGCACCATCTCTTTTTCCAGCGCTTAACACCGCTGCTCAATGGACAGCGGCAGCCGTTACGCCCCGACCATCGAAACGAGCTACGTTGTCGGCAGGACAGCTACTCGACATCGAACTGGGCTTGTTTCTGTTATCACAACTTCTGCCAACGGCCCCTCCCGATGCCCTGCCGGGTTTACTGACCGACACCGATTCGTCGTTTCTGGAGCGGCCAACCTGGACTCCCAAGCAACTCAAATTACTGAACCGGGGCCGGGTTGTGCTAAGCCATATTCAGCAACGCAATGTATGGACAGCGTTGCTGGATGCCTACACCACCATCCCCGACCGGTTACAAGCCTATGACATCAGTACCGATCGCAGCCGATTCTGCGAAAAGACGGTTGGCTTTTTCCGTAACCGGATTATTACGTTGAAGCAGATTGTGAGCTAA
- a CDS encoding WGR domain-containing protein, whose amino-acid sequence MLTNLLQRVQNYFDPSLSLKKLQPTTACPTSQPTQLPPPTKSFRTLKLIMVTAENNNKYYEMHEQENDTFTVHYGRVGGTKSVATYPIAQWNKKFREKVAKGYVDQTHLYADTTVTSDASTIADPLVRGLMSRLMDFANQSIYQNYVVTAQQVTRKQVETAQQLLDELAKLVALGVDISAYNSKLLDLFKVIPRKMGKVGQHLVAQVPQTADELQTLHTQLASEQDTLDVMRGQVELAQSKTDSNLPPPGLLETMNLRVEPVTDQRVLNLIKQMMGPDVDKFDAAFSVQQAATQAAFDVHIKQAKKPKTQLLWHGSRSENWMSILKTGLVLRPANAVITGKMFGYGIYFADQFSKSLNYTSLHGSVWANGKQREGYLGIYEVHVGEQMVVSQHEARYQLLDSDTLKRINPAYDSVFAQRGVSLLKNEFIVYNQAQCTVRYMVKIKI is encoded by the coding sequence ATGCTCACGAACCTGCTCCAGCGTGTCCAGAATTACTTCGATCCATCACTATCTCTAAAAAAATTACAACCCACAACCGCTTGTCCAACATCACAACCCACACAGCTGCCTCCACCGACTAAATCATTCCGCACGTTGAAATTGATCATGGTAACGGCAGAAAACAACAACAAATACTATGAAATGCACGAGCAGGAGAATGATACGTTTACTGTTCACTATGGGCGGGTGGGCGGCACAAAAAGTGTAGCCACCTATCCTATAGCGCAATGGAATAAAAAGTTTCGCGAGAAAGTAGCGAAAGGCTACGTCGATCAGACTCATCTCTATGCCGATACGACGGTAACCTCAGATGCCAGTACCATTGCCGATCCTTTGGTGCGCGGCCTGATGAGTCGGCTGATGGACTTCGCAAACCAGTCAATTTACCAGAACTACGTTGTTACAGCCCAGCAGGTAACGCGTAAACAAGTCGAAACGGCCCAGCAACTACTCGATGAGCTAGCTAAACTGGTTGCGCTGGGCGTAGACATATCGGCCTACAACAGCAAACTGCTCGATCTCTTTAAAGTCATTCCCCGAAAAATGGGGAAAGTCGGTCAGCATTTGGTTGCTCAGGTCCCTCAAACGGCGGATGAGTTACAGACATTGCATACCCAGTTAGCCAGCGAGCAGGATACGCTCGACGTTATGCGTGGACAGGTCGAACTAGCCCAGTCGAAAACGGACAGTAACCTACCTCCGCCGGGCCTGCTGGAAACAATGAACCTCAGGGTCGAACCGGTCACTGACCAACGCGTGCTCAATCTCATCAAGCAGATGATGGGACCAGATGTCGATAAGTTCGATGCGGCCTTCAGTGTTCAGCAGGCGGCAACTCAGGCCGCTTTCGACGTCCACATAAAACAGGCCAAAAAACCCAAAACACAGCTTCTGTGGCACGGAAGCCGCAGCGAAAACTGGATGTCTATTTTAAAAACGGGCCTTGTGCTGCGTCCGGCCAATGCAGTCATTACCGGCAAAATGTTTGGCTATGGCATCTATTTCGCCGATCAGTTCAGCAAATCATTGAACTATACTTCCCTGCATGGCTCGGTCTGGGCCAATGGGAAGCAAAGAGAAGGCTATCTCGGTATTTATGAGGTACATGTGGGTGAACAAATGGTGGTAAGCCAGCACGAAGCCCGGTATCAACTGCTCGACAGCGACACCCTTAAACGCATTAATCCAGCCTACGATTCGGTCTTTGCCCAACGTGGGGTCAGTCTATTGAAAAACGAGTTCATTGTTTACAACCAGGCTCAATGCACGGTTCGGTACATGGTTAAAATTAAGATCTGA
- a CDS encoding pPIWI_RE_Z domain-containing protein — translation MNAQLTSYPTTARPALSSLLRWQEPLATRLRYRHALPGMVANRLLNVELGLYMMAELLPLAPAVSLPDLLNGQGPAYRQRTIWSPRQHRTLSQARVLLAPYRDRAVWFKALDKYATLSPELRIYSLKGGGGWNPDVSSYVMRERLSLFQDALA, via the coding sequence ATGAACGCGCAATTAACCTCCTATCCCACCACAGCCCGCCCGGCCCTGTCCAGCCTTTTGCGCTGGCAGGAGCCGCTGGCGACTCGGCTACGCTACCGCCATGCGCTGCCTGGCATGGTAGCCAACCGGCTGCTCAACGTCGAACTGGGCCTGTATATGATGGCCGAATTGCTACCCCTGGCTCCGGCGGTATCCCTCCCCGACCTGCTCAACGGTCAGGGTCCGGCCTATCGTCAGCGCACCATCTGGTCGCCCCGACAACACCGCACCCTGAGTCAGGCGCGGGTACTGCTGGCTCCCTACCGCGACCGGGCGGTCTGGTTTAAAGCCCTGGACAAATACGCTACTTTATCGCCGGAATTACGGATTTACTCCCTGAAAGGCGGTGGTGGCTGGAATCCCGACGTCAGCAGCTACGTCATGCGCGAGCGCCTGAGCCTGTTTCAGGATGCGCTGGCCTAG
- a CDS encoding VOC family protein: protein MKFLSLEPFIPSGNNFEGTKQLFLELGFTINWDAGDYVGFERDGCKFILQKFDNVEFAQNLMVNVRISDADKFWREVTEKKLPETFGIRLSKPIDQPYGREVNLIDLAGVCWHFVE from the coding sequence ATGAAGTTTCTATCACTTGAGCCCTTCATTCCATCAGGGAATAATTTTGAAGGCACTAAGCAACTTTTTCTGGAATTAGGGTTCACCATCAATTGGGATGCAGGTGACTATGTTGGTTTTGAGCGAGACGGGTGTAAATTCATTTTACAGAAATTTGACAACGTCGAGTTTGCTCAAAATCTCATGGTGAATGTACGGATCAGCGACGCCGATAAATTCTGGCGGGAGGTAACGGAGAAAAAGCTCCCTGAAACGTTTGGCATCCGACTCAGTAAACCAATCGACCAGCCCTACGGCCGGGAAGTGAACCTAATTGATCTGGCTGGCGTCTGCTGGCATTTTGTGGAATAA
- a CDS encoding amidase, which produces MNRRSFVKASSVFSASAATLTACSSPKSAGNETDSAPFVDEFALNELTINDLQKKMQSGEYTSAAITQLYLDRIEAIDKNGPRLNAVIEINPDALAIAKTMDQERKDGKLRGPMHGIPVLIKDNIDTGDQQMTTAGALALEGHKAAKDAFIVAQLRKAGAVILGKTNLSEWANFRSTRSSSGWSSRGGQTRNPYILDRNPSGSSSGSGSAASANLCVVAVGTETDGSIIAPSSHCGLVGLKPTVGLVSRSGIIPISHTQDTAGPMTRTITDAAILLGALVGVDPDDAVTLESRGKSATDYTQFLKKEGLSGKRIGIEKSFLKGHEGVVALYKEAIDVLKKQGATIVEVELMKELQGMGGAEFTVLQFEFKDGVNRYLSTANARVKTLADVIAYNQKNQAKAMPFFKQETLESSEAKGDLTSKEYTEALAKTRNWQQRIDRLMATNKLDAIGGTSIGPAGCIDLINGDYDTGFYFCPPAAMAGYPHLTIPMGTVHGLPVGFSLIAGAYQEGALLAMGYNYEQASEKRERPGFVGSLISG; this is translated from the coding sequence ATGAACCGACGGAGTTTTGTTAAAGCCAGTTCAGTCTTTTCAGCATCTGCTGCAACATTGACAGCCTGCTCATCACCAAAATCAGCAGGTAACGAAACCGACTCCGCCCCTTTTGTGGACGAGTTTGCGCTCAATGAACTTACCATCAACGACCTGCAGAAAAAAATGCAGTCGGGAGAATACACCTCCGCAGCCATCACCCAACTCTACCTGGACCGTATTGAGGCTATAGACAAAAACGGTCCCCGCCTGAACGCCGTCATTGAGATCAACCCCGACGCCCTGGCCATAGCCAAAACGATGGATCAGGAACGAAAGGATGGTAAGCTCCGTGGGCCCATGCATGGTATTCCGGTACTGATCAAGGATAACATCGACACCGGCGATCAACAGATGACAACCGCTGGGGCCTTAGCGCTGGAAGGCCATAAAGCGGCTAAAGACGCCTTTATTGTTGCCCAATTGCGGAAGGCTGGCGCGGTCATTCTGGGAAAAACCAACCTCAGCGAGTGGGCAAACTTTCGATCGACCCGTTCCAGCAGCGGCTGGAGTAGTCGAGGTGGTCAAACCCGAAACCCTTACATTCTGGATCGCAATCCGAGCGGCTCCAGTTCGGGCTCCGGCTCAGCAGCTTCTGCAAATTTATGCGTCGTAGCGGTGGGCACCGAAACGGATGGCTCTATCATTGCCCCTTCCTCACATTGTGGTCTGGTTGGCCTCAAGCCAACGGTAGGGCTGGTCAGTCGCAGTGGCATTATTCCCATCTCCCACACGCAGGATACTGCCGGACCCATGACCCGCACCATAACCGATGCGGCTATTTTGCTGGGTGCGCTGGTGGGCGTCGATCCCGACGATGCCGTGACGCTCGAAAGCCGTGGCAAGAGTGCCACCGATTACACACAGTTTCTGAAAAAAGAAGGTTTGTCAGGCAAACGGATCGGGATTGAGAAATCGTTCCTAAAGGGGCACGAAGGTGTTGTTGCTCTATACAAAGAAGCCATTGACGTTCTGAAAAAGCAGGGAGCTACCATCGTGGAAGTCGAGTTAATGAAAGAGCTTCAGGGCATGGGCGGGGCCGAATTTACCGTGCTGCAATTTGAGTTCAAAGATGGCGTAAACCGCTACTTATCGACAGCCAATGCCAGGGTAAAGACCTTAGCCGATGTGATTGCCTACAATCAAAAGAATCAGGCAAAAGCCATGCCTTTCTTTAAACAGGAAACGCTTGAAAGCAGTGAAGCCAAAGGCGATTTGACCAGTAAAGAATACACCGAAGCGCTCGCCAAAACACGAAACTGGCAACAACGCATCGACCGGCTGATGGCGACTAATAAGCTGGATGCGATTGGCGGAACCAGCATCGGCCCAGCCGGTTGCATCGACCTGATCAACGGCGACTACGACACCGGCTTTTACTTCTGCCCACCGGCCGCCATGGCTGGCTACCCTCACCTGACCATCCCCATGGGAACCGTTCATGGCTTACCGGTCGGTTTCTCACTCATCGCCGGTGCGTATCAGGAAGGCGCGTTATTAGCAATGGGTTATAACTATGAACAGGCCTCTGAAAAGCGGGAGCGGCCGGGGTTTGTGGGGTCGTTGATTTCAGGATAG
- a CDS encoding SLC5 family protein, translating into MLSQLQTIDIVVLVLMLAIMPMAGIVIALRKKSAEDYFLAGRSIRWWAVAGSVFGTNISSFHLIGMLGIGYSIGFVQAHYEIVFPAILLLCFVFLGSYRRLDVFTLSQYLEVRYNDKARLLYTILLILIILVQLVGSFYVGSITLQWLFGGPGFEMSYATGLLLIGLITCSYTIWGGMESIVVTDTIQTVMMLAAGTAVAYFTLSQPEIGGFTGLLHLDAAQPRTLQKMHLYLPSNHPNLPWTGIFTGLLLQHCFNFSTNQFLVQRVLAANSDTDARRGVIASGFLKLTIPFFSISAGVAAYYLFRARFGEMDFIRMSAQSDNAFLKLVETVIPHGTGLVGMILAGLTAATFSSVDSMMNAATTLLTVDVYQKYINPKASDKQIVGFGRLMIVVMVLASIGLALWTYTPDRTNNFMLKVSAQLSYFTPGIMVAFFLGILWRGASARAAVIAMAAAPFYGLLVEFIYNNFLGTNATVAAFFGTNLNFMHRVFLTFVLSLTTLIALSRTLFPNRNPEGFERLRVSIKAGQLVRAVGLFLALQSIFIGLIFLTGVSPKSVAVWAALSTFGLFFLHKRPASELATLTNGQNAVRARFGLDGDLLWAGLLTGASVWVLYYFA; encoded by the coding sequence ATGCTTTCCCAACTTCAAACCATCGATATTGTCGTTCTGGTGCTTATGCTGGCCATTATGCCGATGGCTGGTATCGTTATTGCCTTACGGAAAAAGAGCGCTGAAGATTATTTTCTGGCTGGCCGCTCTATCCGATGGTGGGCGGTGGCAGGATCGGTTTTTGGTACCAATATCTCGTCGTTTCACCTCATCGGGATGCTTGGTATCGGTTACTCGATTGGCTTTGTACAGGCCCATTACGAAATTGTCTTTCCGGCTATTCTACTGCTGTGTTTTGTCTTTCTGGGTTCATACCGGCGACTCGATGTATTTACGCTTTCACAATATCTGGAGGTTCGTTATAACGATAAAGCCCGGCTGCTTTATACCATTTTACTAATTCTGATTATTCTGGTACAGTTAGTGGGTTCATTTTATGTGGGCAGTATCACGCTGCAATGGCTGTTTGGCGGACCGGGATTCGAGATGTCATATGCCACAGGTCTCCTGCTAATTGGCCTGATTACGTGTAGCTATACAATCTGGGGCGGCATGGAGTCCATTGTCGTTACCGATACCATTCAGACCGTGATGATGCTGGCGGCTGGTACTGCCGTTGCGTATTTCACGCTTAGTCAGCCTGAAATAGGGGGCTTTACAGGCTTGTTACACCTCGATGCCGCACAGCCTCGTACGTTGCAGAAGATGCATCTGTATTTGCCATCAAATCACCCAAATCTGCCCTGGACGGGTATTTTCACGGGGCTGCTGCTCCAGCACTGCTTTAACTTTTCGACAAACCAGTTTCTGGTCCAACGCGTACTGGCCGCTAACTCCGACACTGATGCCCGGCGCGGGGTAATTGCCAGCGGATTTCTGAAACTGACAATTCCTTTCTTCAGCATTTCGGCCGGTGTAGCGGCCTATTACCTGTTTCGGGCCCGCTTTGGAGAAATGGACTTTATCCGAATGTCGGCTCAGTCCGACAATGCCTTTTTGAAACTGGTCGAAACTGTAATACCGCACGGTACGGGTCTGGTCGGTATGATTCTGGCTGGATTGACTGCGGCTACATTTTCGTCGGTGGATTCGATGATGAACGCAGCTACAACCCTGCTGACCGTTGATGTGTACCAGAAATACATAAACCCAAAAGCCAGCGATAAACAAATTGTTGGCTTCGGTCGGTTAATGATCGTGGTGATGGTGCTTGCCAGCATTGGGCTGGCGTTATGGACCTATACCCCCGACCGCACGAACAACTTCATGCTGAAGGTGTCGGCCCAGTTATCCTACTTCACACCGGGCATTATGGTCGCCTTTTTTCTGGGCATTCTCTGGCGTGGCGCTTCGGCGCGGGCAGCTGTGATTGCCATGGCCGCTGCTCCGTTCTATGGCTTATTGGTGGAATTTATCTATAACAATTTCCTGGGTACAAACGCCACTGTTGCCGCCTTTTTTGGTACGAATCTGAATTTTATGCACCGGGTCTTTCTGACATTTGTGCTCAGCCTCACAACACTCATTGCGCTCAGCCGAACGCTATTTCCAAATCGCAACCCTGAAGGCTTCGAACGATTACGCGTCAGCATAAAGGCCGGACAACTGGTGCGGGCAGTTGGTTTATTTCTGGCGTTGCAGAGCATATTTATTGGGTTGATTTTTCTGACTGGCGTCTCACCCAAAAGTGTAGCTGTCTGGGCTGCATTGTCCACGTTTGGCTTATTCTTTCTGCACAAACGGCCCGCTTCTGAACTGGCCACGCTAACTAACGGTCAGAACGCCGTCCGCGCCCGTTTCGGCCTTGACGGTGACCTGCTATGGGCGGGCTTGCTGACGGGGGCAAGTGTATGGGTGCTGTATTATTTTGCGTAA
- a CDS encoding Crp/Fnr family transcriptional regulator, which yields METTVHNFLDAIKLVYSELSTDAAQDLIDRCKVIQYGKNRILVKEGQYSDKTFFIAEGAARAYYLKGGKEITDWFAFENDFISSINSFFLDVPSPHFIELIEPSILIEVSRDTMLELCDKHHSFERLCRVIVTKTMLQLQQRIVSVQFEPAHQKLENLLAIRPDITNRVPLGHIASYLGITLETLSRIRHPKKRI from the coding sequence ATGGAAACTACAGTGCATAATTTTCTTGATGCAATCAAATTAGTTTATTCAGAATTATCTACCGATGCCGCTCAGGATTTAATTGATCGTTGTAAAGTTATTCAATATGGGAAAAATAGAATCCTGGTAAAAGAGGGACAATATTCAGATAAAACGTTTTTTATTGCTGAGGGCGCAGCCAGGGCATATTACTTAAAAGGCGGTAAAGAAATTACCGATTGGTTTGCTTTTGAAAACGATTTTATTTCGTCCATTAATAGCTTTTTTCTCGATGTACCAAGCCCTCATTTTATTGAACTAATCGAGCCGTCAATACTAATAGAAGTTTCCCGAGATACGATGCTTGAGTTATGCGATAAGCATCATAGTTTTGAGCGGTTATGCCGGGTTATAGTCACCAAAACGATGTTACAGCTGCAACAACGGATTGTGTCTGTTCAGTTTGAGCCAGCGCACCAGAAACTCGAAAACCTGCTGGCAATCCGCCCCGACATCACGAATCGGGTTCCTCTTGGGCATATTGCTTCTTATTTAGGAATAACGCTGGAGACGTTAAGTCGAATTAGACATCCGAAAAAACGAATTTGA
- a CDS encoding ThuA domain-containing protein — MRLVSSKELIAIVFCHICFISTIQAQSKAGKFNVIAFYRAKNDQAHISYVHEANRWFPKEAASHNFNYDSTDNWTNLNADFLANYQVVLFLDSRPEEPAQRQAFQQYMEKGGAWMGFHFAGFALTPSAFPQNWDWYHNQFLGSGQYKSNTWRPTPAILRVEDRKHPATRHLPETYKSTPNEWYRWTNDLRTNPDIKILLSIDSTSYPLGTGPKPHEIWHSGYYPVVWTNRKYNMIYANMGHNDIDYENKTNKELSFTFTSETQNKLIIDSLLWLGKASKIKAKN; from the coding sequence ATGCGCTTAGTTAGCAGTAAGGAGCTTATAGCCATTGTTTTTTGCCACATTTGTTTCATCTCCACTATACAGGCGCAGAGTAAGGCGGGCAAGTTTAACGTGATCGCTTTTTATAGGGCCAAAAACGATCAGGCGCACATTAGCTACGTACACGAAGCAAATCGGTGGTTTCCTAAAGAAGCTGCCAGCCATAATTTTAACTACGATTCGACCGACAACTGGACGAATCTGAATGCTGATTTTCTGGCCAATTATCAGGTTGTTTTGTTTTTAGACAGCCGGCCGGAGGAGCCTGCCCAGCGGCAAGCATTCCAGCAGTACATGGAAAAGGGCGGTGCCTGGATGGGTTTTCATTTCGCGGGGTTTGCCTTGACTCCATCCGCTTTTCCGCAGAACTGGGACTGGTATCATAACCAGTTTTTAGGATCAGGTCAATATAAAAGCAATACCTGGCGACCCACCCCGGCTATCTTACGGGTTGAGGATCGGAAACACCCGGCCACCCGGCATTTACCCGAAACATATAAATCGACACCGAATGAATGGTATAGGTGGACGAATGATCTGCGTACGAATCCGGATATTAAAATACTGCTTTCCATTGACTCAACGAGTTACCCATTGGGAACGGGCCCCAAACCGCACGAAATATGGCATAGCGGTTATTATCCGGTAGTCTGGACGAATAGAAAATACAACATGATTTATGCAAACATGGGGCATAATGATATTGATTATGAAAACAAAACCAATAAAGAGCTGTCATTTACATTTACGAGCGAAACGCAGAATAAATTGATTATCGACAGCTTATTGTGGCTGGGCAAAGCGTCAAAAATTAAAGCTAAAAATTAG
- a CDS encoding LLM class flavin-dependent oxidoreductase produces MIDSIKSVAVRTADRVAEIAWFCDLCGGDTEFLGQLDPDRRSSFEHCRDIVLTAEKQGFKNILLPTSYVVGQEPIAFASAVAHLTQDISLLVAIRTGEFHPPMLARAISTLDHLLEGRLTINIINSDLPGYKEDGALRYQRCSETIEILRQGWTQNQIIHNGPVYGQFTMATDPVKPYQQKGGPLLYFGGIADGAREVCAQYCDVFLMWPEKEESLYATMQDVSARAARHGRTIDFGLRIHIVVRETEAEARAYTRRLMSKFNAQQAEALKQRTQDGKSLGVLRQDEMRQGADEEGFVEPILWTEIGRARSGAGGALVGTPEQILAQLSRYMDMGIRSFIFSGYPLIEECEYVGKLVLPHLPTVRLSDVQGRRPTHVPETPLTFGALTYS; encoded by the coding sequence ATGATCGATTCTATAAAATCTGTCGCCGTTCGCACTGCCGATCGCGTGGCTGAAATTGCCTGGTTCTGTGATCTTTGCGGGGGAGATACTGAATTTCTGGGCCAACTTGACCCGGACCGTCGCAGTAGTTTTGAGCATTGTCGCGACATCGTACTGACCGCCGAAAAACAGGGCTTCAAGAATATTTTGCTACCGACCTCCTACGTCGTTGGGCAGGAGCCGATTGCGTTTGCATCGGCAGTGGCTCACCTGACGCAGGATATTAGTTTGCTGGTTGCGATTCGTACCGGAGAATTCCATCCACCCATGCTGGCGCGGGCTATCAGTACACTCGACCATCTGCTCGAAGGACGGCTGACAATCAATATTATTAACTCCGACCTTCCCGGTTATAAAGAGGATGGAGCACTTCGTTACCAGCGATGTTCTGAAACCATTGAGATTTTGCGCCAGGGCTGGACTCAAAATCAAATTATACACAATGGACCGGTCTATGGGCAGTTTACGATGGCTACCGATCCCGTTAAGCCCTATCAGCAAAAGGGCGGGCCGCTGTTATATTTTGGTGGAATAGCTGATGGGGCTCGTGAAGTTTGTGCGCAATACTGTGATGTATTTCTGATGTGGCCCGAGAAAGAGGAAAGCCTGTATGCCACCATGCAGGATGTGTCGGCTCGGGCGGCACGCCACGGCCGGACGATTGATTTTGGCCTGAGGATTCACATCGTTGTGCGCGAAACGGAAGCTGAGGCCCGTGCATACACCCGACGATTAATGAGCAAATTTAATGCGCAACAGGCTGAAGCGCTGAAACAACGTACCCAGGACGGTAAATCTCTGGGTGTGTTGCGGCAGGATGAGATGCGGCAGGGAGCCGATGAGGAAGGTTTTGTGGAGCCAATTCTGTGGACGGAAATAGGGCGGGCACGGTCGGGGGCTGGTGGCGCATTGGTTGGAACGCCAGAGCAGATTCTGGCCCAGCTCAGCCGCTACATGGACATGGGTATCCGGTCGTTTATTTTCTCGGGTTATCCACTTATTGAGGAGTGCGAATATGTTGGGAAATTGGTTTTGCCGCATCTGCCAACAGTACGATTGAGCGATGTTCAGGGCCGTCGGCCTACACACGTACCCGAAACACCGTTGACGTTTGGCGCATTGACTTATTCGTAG